From the Oleiharenicola lentus genome, one window contains:
- the lpxD gene encoding UDP-3-O-(3-hydroxymyristoyl)glucosamine N-acyltransferase, whose protein sequence is MQVNYTPEEIAVIVGAQRVAGSADRSVTDIASLSAAHPGDLSFLGNPKYRSQVPDSAATVLLLPLDYVGEPRAGQVFLHVENPSAALARLCARIEQALWPKPAPGIHPSAVVAAGAVVDTTAHVGPLCVIEDGAQIGAGTVLQASVFVGRDARVGAGCFVMPGCVIATTCELGARVRLQPGVVVGADGFGYEFVKGRHEKVPQIGTVVIGDDVEIGANTTLDRARFSRTVVGEGTKIDNLVQVAHNVVIGKHCILCSQVGISGSTTLEDYVILGGQAGIAGHITLGKGSKAGGQAGVTSDVAPGAYVNGTPAIPYMLERRLAVLHQRLPDLFKRVERLEKPE, encoded by the coding sequence ATGCAGGTAAACTACACCCCAGAGGAAATCGCCGTCATCGTTGGCGCCCAGCGAGTCGCCGGCAGCGCCGACCGGTCGGTGACCGACATTGCCTCGCTGTCCGCCGCGCATCCCGGCGATCTTTCCTTTCTGGGCAATCCCAAGTATCGCTCCCAGGTCCCCGACAGTGCGGCTACCGTCCTGCTCCTGCCTTTGGACTATGTCGGTGAACCCCGGGCCGGGCAGGTCTTCCTCCATGTGGAGAATCCTTCCGCCGCACTGGCCCGGTTGTGCGCACGCATCGAACAAGCCCTCTGGCCCAAGCCCGCGCCGGGCATCCATCCCTCCGCGGTCGTGGCGGCGGGCGCAGTCGTGGATACGACCGCGCATGTCGGCCCCCTTTGTGTGATTGAGGACGGCGCCCAGATCGGGGCGGGCACGGTTTTGCAGGCCTCGGTTTTTGTGGGTCGGGATGCGCGCGTCGGCGCCGGGTGTTTTGTCATGCCCGGCTGCGTGATTGCCACGACCTGCGAACTCGGCGCCCGGGTTCGCTTGCAACCCGGCGTGGTCGTGGGGGCCGACGGCTTCGGGTATGAATTCGTCAAGGGACGGCATGAGAAGGTCCCCCAGATCGGCACCGTGGTCATCGGAGATGATGTTGAGATCGGGGCAAACACGACCCTGGACCGGGCCCGCTTCAGCCGCACCGTGGTGGGGGAGGGCACCAAAATCGACAATCTGGTGCAGGTCGCCCACAATGTGGTCATCGGCAAGCACTGCATCCTCTGCTCCCAGGTCGGCATCTCGGGGAGCACCACGCTGGAAGACTACGTCATATTGGGCGGCCAGGCCGGCATTGCCGGCCACATCACCCTCGGCAAGGGCAGCAAGGCCGGCGGCCAGGCCGGTGTGACCTCGGATGTCGCCCCCGGCGCCTACGTGAACGGCACGCCCGCCATCCCCTACATGCTGGAGCGGCGGCTGGCGGTGCTCCACCAGCGGCTGCCGGACCTCTTCAAGCGCGTCGAGCGGCTCGAAAAGCCAGAATAA
- a CDS encoding OmpH family outer membrane protein, translated as MHKLIRSFALLATLFTGLAALHAQPVVKLVVVDMARVYDNHYKTEEQTAKFRDLEQKAQEQVEEYNKQGKALVDEYQELIEQSKNTLLTAEARSKAEADAQKKGEEIQRKQAEVQQFRQTTQRSLQQRLKTHRDLLLEEISKVVTDIAKRTGATLVLDKSGPTLFGIPSVLYADPSYDITEAVLAEVNKDRPAPAAAPAAPAASGTQFTVPGVSEPKK; from the coding sequence ATGCATAAGCTGATTCGCTCATTCGCCCTCCTGGCCACCCTGTTCACCGGCCTCGCCGCGCTGCACGCCCAACCGGTCGTGAAACTCGTCGTGGTCGACATGGCCCGGGTTTACGACAACCATTACAAGACCGAGGAGCAGACCGCCAAATTCCGCGATCTCGAGCAGAAGGCACAGGAGCAGGTCGAGGAATACAACAAGCAGGGCAAGGCACTCGTCGATGAATACCAGGAGTTGATCGAGCAGTCCAAGAACACGCTCCTCACCGCCGAGGCCCGCTCGAAGGCCGAGGCCGATGCCCAGAAGAAGGGCGAGGAGATCCAGCGCAAGCAGGCCGAGGTGCAACAGTTTCGCCAAACCACGCAGCGCTCCCTGCAGCAACGCCTGAAGACGCATCGCGATCTCCTGCTTGAGGAAATCAGCAAGGTGGTCACCGACATCGCCAAGCGCACCGGCGCCACCCTCGTGCTCGACAAGTCCGGTCCGACCCTCTTCGGCATCCCGAGCGTGCTTTATGCCGACCCGAGCTACGACATCACCGAAGCCGTGCTGGCCGAGGTGAACAAGGATCGCCCGGCCCCGGCCGCCGCGCCCGCCGCTCCGGCGGCTTCCGGCACCCAGTTCACGGTGCCCGGTGTCTCCGAACCCAAGAAGTGA